Proteins encoded by one window of Pan troglodytes isolate AG18354 chromosome 16, NHGRI_mPanTro3-v2.0_pri, whole genome shotgun sequence:
- the LOC129137201 gene encoding ankyrin repeat domain-containing protein SOWAHC-like: MAAGSSGTGMGWRAPLEGLQIADSIVPGLPWPVPCEQGTRSAAFTIPSLKQRSPRCSTGRAELGDGEPRPCTGRPERRGRRKSSPAPPAPTPDAGPGTREGLEPPPHGCQEADTGSSWGATAPRPLRQNLSDLGRGSAPPLKRNLCPRGSSLGSPPPRTPQRRVTLAAQRWLSRPRRRRAAGLDELDQGGRLAAFGLRWGVDSLGGCPRASRPAGHSGLHHSLTCLRRHLALQAGASGHAGQLPQRASAAWEQQGQSYTALHLAAMYLGDGEAASGDIGRQCGHQGLHWEKGLPACESEHHRRD, encoded by the exons atggcggcgggCAGCTCGGGCACCGGCATGGGCTGGCGGGCTCCCCTGGAAGGCCTTCAGATCGCTGACAGCATTGTCCCAGGGCTTCCTTGGCCTGTGCCATGTGAGCAAG GAACGCGGAGCGCAGCATTCACCATCCCCTCCCTGAAACAGCGGTCCCCGAGGTGCTCCACAGGCAGGGCCGAGCTGGGCGACGGGGAGCCCAGACCCTGCACGGGCCGCCCTGAGCGGCGGGGACGCAGGAAGAGCTCGCCGGCTCCACCAGCCCCTACCCCAGACGCGGGACCCGGGACCAGAGAGGGCCTGGAGCCCCCGCCCCATGGCTGCCAGGAGGCGGACACGGGCAGCTCCTGGGGGGCTACCGCCCCGAGGCCGTTACGCCAGAACTTGAGCGATCTGGGAAGGGGCAGCGCCCCGCCCTTGAAGAGGAACCTGTGTCCTAGAGGCAGCAGCCTGGGATCTCCTCCTCCGAGGACACCGCAGAGGCGAGTGACTCTGGCGGCGCAGCGCTGGCTTTCCCGTCCGCGGAGGAGGAGAGCTGCGGGGCTGGATGAGCTGGACCAGGGAGGACGGCTGGCTGCTTTCGGCCTCCGATGGGGAGTGGACAGCTTAGGGGGTTGTCCCCGTGCCAGCCGGCCTGCTGGCCACTCTGGGCTTCATCACAGCCTCACCTGCCTGCGCAGGCACCTAGCACTGCAGGCTGGAGCTTCTGGCCATGCTGGTCAACTTCCCCAACGAGCCTCTGCTGCCTGGGAACAGCAAGGCCAGAGCTACACCGCCCTGCACTTGGCAGCCATGTACCTTGGAGATGGTGAAGCTGCTAGTGGGGACATAGGACGCCAATGTGGACATCAGGGACTACATTGGGAAAAGGGCCTCCCAGCATGTGAGTCAGAGCATCACAGAAGAGATTGA